A segment of the Centropristis striata isolate RG_2023a ecotype Rhode Island chromosome 15, C.striata_1.0, whole genome shotgun sequence genome:
AATGAGTTTGACTTGCTCCACTGTGCCGTGGCTGGCTTCTCGGATAACGGCGTAGAACTTTCTCTCCTCCCACGTGGGCCCTGTCCAGAAGCTGATGTCAAAGCTGAAGTGCTCAGGGTACAGGGAGAATGGCTGGAAAGCTTTCCCAGGTGCATATTGTTGTAAAAAGCGCGGGTCGTGGGACCACAGCAGCCGCCAGTCGGGGAGTGAAAAAAGGAGCACGGCAAGGAGGTCCAAATTTAAGGATACAGTGACATTGCACATGTTATTTGCATTTCTTGCTGACACCTTACCAACCAAACCCACTGGCTGTGCTATCAGGCGCAGACCCTTTAGGTCTGTGACGAGGGAGACGCCATAGGGTGCGAGCAGCGTTTCCAGCCTCTGCCCGAGCAGTTTGATTGGCTCACACTCTAAAGGGAAAACACCCCTGAGAAGGAGTTCGTGAAAGGCAGGTAGAGCCCAGATGTTGACAGGCACGTTCTTGAACACCAGGCCGCTAATGCCAAATAACAAGCTGCTGACACCATTACAGCCCTCTGTCACATGTTCCTCAGCTTCAATACTTGTATTATTCGCCTTATTCTGCTCATTATTCCCTGCATTGTTTATCACCTCTTTTTTAATCAGTAGCTCTTCCATGTGGGGGAGCAGTGATGGACGCAGCATGTAAAGACCACTCTCCCCTTCAGGATCAACGTCAAGAGAGCATGCAGACCTTAAGCGCTCAGCTCCGTTGCTCCTCACCCTGTCCACTTTATCTGAGGTAAGACATGCGGTTGACAGGGTGTCGGGGTCTTGCTCTTTGTCTGCAGAGGTGTGAGCGTCAGAGTTGAGGTCTTTCTGAAGCAGATGGATCCAGTAGCAGTGTGTACTGTTGAAGTCATGGCCACACGCCTGCAGCTGTTTGGTCGTGAGGAGGAAGGGAATGGTCTCTGTCATCATGGAGACAGACCACTTCTCTGCCACACCTTTGAGGAGAAAATCTTGCACCAACCTGACAGGGTGAATAGAACCTGAGCAGAGAAATCCCCTGAAGAGAAGAGACAGTAAGCATATGGTTATGTAACTCTTTTTTTGCGTTGGTGTTTTATTACTCAAACAGCATGAGAGTCTCTGTGTTACTGTACCTGAACACATAATCACTGAGCTCAGCTGGTACGTTGTACTGGACTCTGTCCCCTTCAACAGCCTCCTCAACCTTAAGTGTCTGAGCGGGGCTGTAGGGGAGGCTGCGAGTGAACACATGCAGCAAACCTTTCTCCACATGAAAGCCCTTATCCTGGCTCCTGTACAACAGCAGCACCATTATAGAGAATGTCAgtatgcaaatacacacacacacagacacacagacacacacacagacacacacacagacacacacagacacaccagccactttattatgtacactTGTGCAACTGCTTGTTAACGCATTTTTTAACATCAAAGTCACAATAATGTCCCCTTTTCTATAATGCATGTACTGGATTATAATTTATTTGCTAAATTACAATAACTAACTAAACTTTATTGTTCATCTGCCACAGAGTTTTGCCTAAACCAGTTGTCTTTGGCATTACACAGGATTCAGGTCTATGGAAAAGTTTACCATCACCAGTTTACTGCTGGTATGATCAAATCTTTACAACCTGGTTTACTAAAAATGCTTTTGTCAGTTACGTTTCAAGCTAAATTCATTTTCTCCAGGATTACGTTTGCTCTTGATGTATCAATAAAACGTTTCTGAACCATTTTCAGTTGAGAAAAATTACAcgctatgttttttttattttatatcaaaaTAAGCTGATTACATTCACCAGTAACTATATTACTTGTTATTTGTTACCACAAATAtgtaatcagccaatcacatggcagcaactcaatgcattaaggcatgtagacatggtgacaacgacctgctgaagttcaaaacGAGTATCAGAATTTGGAAGAAAGGTGATCTGTGTCTTTTAAAGTGGCAT
Coding sequences within it:
- the fdxacb1 gene encoding ferredoxin-fold anticodon-binding domain-containing protein 1, which encodes MNMSPSRSILLVGEGNFSFSASLSQLYSDTETSITATCLQHQDEALRHEGAASNIKLIKDSGGEVIFEVDCMKLEQCASLQGRVFDRVVFNFPHCGRKSGVKKNRNLLKNFFLSCVQLLSEDGEVHVALCSGQGGTPADQPKREWHNSWQVAAMAAEAHLILNDVRPFECEKYLSYKCTGYRSQDKGFHVEKGLLHVFTRSLPYSPAQTLKVEEAVEGDRVQYNVPAELSDYVFRGFLCSGSIHPVRLVQDFLLKGVAEKWSVSMMTETIPFLLTTKQLQACGHDFNSTHCYWIHLLQKDLNSDAHTSADKEQDPDTLSTACLTSDKVDRVRSNGAERLRSACSLDVDPEGESGLYMLRPSLLPHMEELLIKKEVINNAGNNEQNKANNTSIEAEEHVTEGCNGVSSLLFGISGLVFKNVPVNIWALPAFHELLLRGVFPLECEPIKLLGQRLETLLAPYGVSLVTDLKGLRLIAQPVGLVGKVSARNANNMCNVTVSLNLDLLAVLLFSLPDWRLLWSHDPRFLQQYAPGKAFQPFSLYPEHFSFDISFWTGPTWEERKFYAVIREASHGTVEQVKLIDTFSHPDLSQTSYCYRLIYHSHTHALSHTQALTFHKDLQSVLTSRLQVTIR